One Oncorhynchus tshawytscha isolate Ot180627B unplaced genomic scaffold, Otsh_v2.0 Un_contig_8328_pilon_pilon, whole genome shotgun sequence genomic window carries:
- the LOC121844912 gene encoding uncharacterized protein LOC121844912 isoform X1, giving the protein MTGLENIEVVTGLENIEVVTGLENIEVVTGLENIEVVTGLENIEVVTGLLENIEVVTGLLENIEVVTGLLENIEVVTGLLENIEVVTGLLENIEVVTGLLENIEVVTGLLENIEVVTGLLENIEVVTGLLENIEVVTGLLENIEVVTGLLENIEVVTGLLENIEVVTGLLENIEVVTGLLENIEVVTGLLENIEVVTGLLENIEVVTGLLENIEVVTGLLENIEVVTGLLENIEVVTGLLENIEVVTGLLENIEVVTGLLENIEVVTGLLENIEVVTGLLENIEVVTGLLENIEVVTGLLENIEVVTGLLENIEVVTGLLENIEVVTGLLENIEVVTGLLENIEVVTGLLENIEVVTGLLENIEVVTGLLENIEVVTGLLENIEVVTGLLENIEVVTGLLENIEVNWS; this is encoded by the exons ATGACAGGGCTAGAGAATATAGAGGTCGTGACAGGGCTAGAGAATATAGAGGTCGTGACAGGGCTAGAGAATATAGAGGTCGTGACAGGGCTAGAAAATATAGAGGTCGTGACAGGGCTAGAGAATATAGAGGTCGTGACAGGGCTTCTGGAGAATATAGAGGTCGTGACAGGGCTTCTGGAGAATATAGAGGTCGTGACAGGGCTTCTGGAGAATATAGAGGTCGTGACAGGGCTTCTGGAGAATATAGAGGTCGTGACAGGGCTTCTGGAGAATATAGAGGTCGTGACAGGGCTTCTGGAGAATATAGAGGTCGTGACAGGGCTTCTGGAGAATATAGAGGTCGTGACAGGGCTTCTGGAGAATATAGAGGTCGTGACAGGGCTTCTGGAGAATATAGAGGTCGTGACAGGGCTTCTGGAGAATATAGAGGTCGTGACAGGGCTTCTGGAGAATATAGAGGTCGTGACAGGGCTTCTGGAGAATATAGAGGTCGTGACAGGGCTTCTGGAGAATATAGAGGTCGTGACAGGGCTTCTGGAGAATATAGAGGTCGTGACAGGGCTTCTGGAGAATATAGAGGTCGTGACAGGGCTTCTGGAGAATATAGAGGTCGTGACAGGGCTTCtggagaatatagag gtcgtgACAGGGCTTCTGGAGAATATAGAGGTCGTGACAGGGCTTCTGGAGAATATAGAGGTCGTGACAGGGCTTCTGGAGAATATAGAGGTCGTGACAGGGCTTCTGGAGAATATAGAGGTCGTGACAGGGCTTCTGGAGAATATAGAGGTCGTGACAGGGCTTCTGGAGAATATAGAGGTCGTGACAGGGCTTCTGGAGAATATAGAGGTCGTGACAGGGCTTCTGGAGAATATAGAGGTCGTGACAGGGCTTCTGGAGAATATAGAGGTCGTGACAGGGCTTCtggagaatatagag gtcgtgACAGGGCTTCTGGAGAATATAGAGGTCGTGACAGGGCTTCTGGAGAATATAGAGGTCGTGACAGGGCTTCTGGAGAATATAGAGGTCGTGACAGGGCTTCTGGAGAATATAGAGGTCGTGACAGGGCTTCTGGAGAATATAGAGGTCGTGACAGGGCTTCTGGAGAATATAGAGGTCGTGACAGGGCTTCTGGAGAATATAGAGGTCGTGACAGGGCTTCTGGAGAATATAGAGGTCGTGACAGGGCTTCtggagaatatagaggtcaactggtcataa
- the LOC121844912 gene encoding uncharacterized protein LOC121844912 isoform X2, whose product MTGLENIEVVTGLENIEVVTGLENIEVVTGLENIEVVTGLENIEVVTGLLENIEVVTGLLENIEVVTGLLENIEVVTGLLENIEVVTGLLENIEVVTGLLENIEVVTGLLENIEVVTGLLENIEVVTGLLENIEVVTGLLENIEVVTGLLENIEVVTGLLENIEVVTGLLENIEVVTGLLENIEVVTGLLENIEVVTGLLENIEVVTGLLENIEVVTGLLENIEVVTGLLENIEVVTGLLENIEVVTGLLENIEVVTGLLENIEVVTGLLENIEVVTGLLENIEVVTGLLENIEVVTGLLENIEVVTGLLENIEVNWS is encoded by the exons ATGACAGGGCTAGAGAATATAGAGGTCGTGACAGGGCTAGAGAATATAGAGGTCGTGACAGGGCTAGAGAATATAGAGGTCGTGACAGGGCTAGAAAATATAGAGGTCGTGACAGGGCTAGAGAATATAGAGGTCGTGACAGGGCTTCTGGAGAATATAGAGGTCGTGACAGGGCTTCTGGAGAATATAGAGGTCGTGACAGGGCTTCTGGAGAATATAGAGGTCGTGACAGGGCTTCTGGAGAATATAGAGGTCGTGACAGGGCTTCTGGAGAATATAGAGGTCGTGACAGGGCTTCTGGAGAATATAGAGGTCGTGACAGGGCTTCTGGAGAATATAGAGGTCGTGACAGGGCTTCTGGAGAATATAGAGGTCGTGACAGGGCTTCTGGAGAATATAGAGGTCGTGACAGGGCTTCTGGAGAATATAGAGGTCGTGACAGGGCTTCTGGAGAATATAGAGGTCGTGACAGGGCTTCTGGAGAATATAGAGGTCGTGACAGGGCTTCTGGAGAATATAGAGGTCGTGACAGGGCTTCTGGAGAATATAGAGGTCGTGACAGGGCTTCTGGAGAATATAGAGGTCGTGACAGGGCTTCTGGAGAATATAGAGGTCGTGACAGGGCTTCtggagaatatagag gtcgtgACAGGGCTTCTGGAGAATATAGAGGTCGTGACAGGGCTTCTGGAGAATATAGAGGTCGTGACAGGGCTTCTGGAGAATATAGAGGTCGTGACAGGGCTTCTGGAGAATATAGAGGTCGTGACAGGGCTTCTGGAGAATATAGAGGTCGTGACAGGGCTTCTGGAGAATATAGAGGTCGTGACAGGGCTTCTGGAGAATATAGAGGTCGTGACAGGGCTTCTGGAGAATATAGAGGTCGTGACAGGGCTTCTGGAGAATATAGAGGTCGTGACAGGGCTTCtggagaatatagaggtcaactggtcataa